A genomic region of Torulaspora delbrueckii CBS 1146 chromosome 7, complete genome contains the following coding sequences:
- the HUL5 gene encoding ubiquitin-ubiquitin ligase HUL5 (similar to Saccharomyces cerevisiae HUL5 (YGL141W); ancestral locus Anc_2.335): protein MFNFTGQSRRRNVNLGNKSATTKQDLLLKAQQERQRRAKDRQNEAACKVIQCYIRRHLLIKDVIRNFTVTMNHEQVFHLILVFGGRLVDHLEHQSLAEILYDSKDVLRNYPGYLGNKKLCSMISRYMDDFLIERTIECLNFSFPVEQDYVNSLISFIRNTQTLSYNSTSHICEVLLKWGLNQSIYLDPLFEIRSEEAKEPSTLYGFYQAINSYGILPSTGSHSSVILENLAYIYSHTTQKQPVEICLAACFKNMVYLPQNSEMQYYVTQLYEKRFVDRLANLLEQGNVPDVTIESLISFINCAPTDTLRDSVMITLLSRPSFLKKLYSDVSQTAFDKNDFQSSASFSIFVRLLEMYLLVSTDHELLSESSGFTVNDLVAFSTRLKDFVFNNLWNLTAESRPKILDDTLPLLRKIYLRDSRLHFCRQRKEVDYWSSDNSDFLQVSPFKYIEDYEGLYREYADRRDDTYNDHEDQDATYEASSIKFRILTRLMSTYKSSVSTRQFKKLEILIKAPFFIPFEQRVDLFYMFIALDKQRLHLDDNSAMMSMLMPWGANNGIGRQSATISRENMLEDACNAFNSIGERFKAKLAVTFVNEFGPEAGIDGGGITKEFLTSVAEEGFSNTRHELFQTNDQHELYPTTAVNSQKLRYLWFLGKILGKCLYDHVLIDVTFADFFLKKMLNPSSRFTSSFDDLHSLDAILYSNLVKLLSMTAEQLEELDLSFEINSPNGTGSVVELIPNGSKVKVRKDNVLLYIIKVADFKLNKTLYRQTQNFHGGMSMIIAPHWMEMFNSVELQMLISGGGKDIDLVDLKNNTEYGGFLENDKTINDFWTILQEFKPEERLNFIKFVTSVPRAPLQGFQSLEPKFGIRNAGRDLERLPTASTCVNLLKLPDYQDKELLRDKLLYSINSGARFDLS, encoded by the coding sequence ATGTTCAATTTCACTGGTCAGTCAAGAAGGAGGAATGTTAACTTAGGGAATAAATCTGCTACTACCAAGCAAGATCTTTTATTGAAGGCTCAACAAGagaggcaaagaagagctaAAGATCGCCAGAACGAAGCAGCATGTAAAGTAATTCAGTGTTACATTAGAAGACATCTTTTGATTAAAGATGTTATTAGGAATTTCACAGTGACTATGAATCATGAGCAAGTCTTCCACTTGATTTTGGTGTTTGGCGGGCGATTGGTCGACCACTTGGAACATCAATCACTAGCAGAGATACTATATGATTCTAAGGATGTATTGAGAAATTATCCTGGATATTTGGGtaacaagaaattgtgCAGtatgatttcaagatataTGGATGACTTTCTGATTGAAAGAACGATTGAATGCCTGAACTTTTCCTTTCCAGTGGAACAGGATTATGTTAACAGTTTAATCAGCTTTATAAGAAACACTCAGACGTTGAGCTACAATTCAACAAGCCACATATGCGAAGTGCTACTAAAGTGGGGACTGAATCAGTCTATTTACCTTGATCCCTTGTTCGAGATAAGGTCTGAGGAGGCAAAAGAGCCATCTACGCTCTATGGATTTTATCAAGCAATCAATTCATATGGTATACTGCCCTCCACGGGTTCGCATTCTTCGGTGATTTTGGAGAATCTAGCCTACATTTATTCCCATACCACTCAAAAACAACCTGTAGAGATCTGTCTAGCAGCATGCTTCAAAAATATGGTCTATTTGCCTCAAAATTCAGAGATGCAATATTACGTTACACAGCTGTACGAAAAAAGGTTCGTTGATAGGCTGGCGAACCTCCTAGAGCAGGGCAATGTTCCAGACGTTACGATCGAAAGTCTCATctccttcatcaattgtGCTCCCACTGACACCTTGAGAGACTCTGTTATGATAACTCTGCTATCAAGACcatcattcttgaagaaactttactCAGATGTTAGTCAAACTGCGTTTGATAAGAATGATTTCCAATCATCAGCATCATTCTCGATATTTGTCAGGCTACTCGAAATGTATTTGCTGGTATCAACCGACCACGAGTTACTGTCTGAATCTTCTGGCTTCACTGTCAATGACCTTGTGGCTTTCAGTACACGGTTGAAGGATTTTGTATTCAACAACTTATGGAACTTAACAGCCGAATCGAGGCCCAAAATTCTAGATGATACGTTGCCTCTCCTGCGGAAGATTTATTTAAGGGATTCACGTTTACACTTTTGTCGTCAAAGGAAAGAAGTTGATTACTGGAGCAGCGACAATTCAGATTTTTTACAAGTAAGCCCTTTCAAATACATTGAAGACTATGAAGGGCTTTATAGAGAATATGCTGATAGGAGGGATGATACTTACAATGATCATGAGGACCAAGATGCTACGTATGAGGCTAGCTCGATCAAATTTCGGATCTTGACACGGCTTATGTCGACCTACAAATCGTCAGTTTCAACAAGGcaattcaaaaagttggaGATCCTCATAAAGGCACCCTTTTTTATTCCATTTGAGCAACGAGTTGACCTTTTCTATATGTTCATTGCACTGGATAAACAACGTCTGCATCTGGATGATAACAGCGCAATGATGAGCATGCTCATGCCCTGGGGCGCAAACAACGGTATAGGCAGACAATCTGCCACTATATCCCGAGAGAATATGCTAGAGGACGCGTGTAATGCGTTTAACAGCATAGGAGAAAGGTTTAAAGCCAAGCTGGCAGTTACTTTCGTGAACGAATTTGGTCCTGAGGCAGGCATCGACGGTGGTGGGATTACAAAAGAGTTCTTGACCAGTGTGGCAGAGGAGGGCTTTAGCAACACACGTCATGAACTTTTCCAGACAAACGATCAACATGAACTATATCCAACTACCGCAGTCAACTCCCAAAAACTTAGGTATTTATGGTTTTTGGGTAAGATACTGGGTAAGTGTCTATACGATCATGTCCTGATCGATGTAACGTTTGCAGATTTCTTCCTtaagaagatgttgaacCCATCTTCAAGGTTTACGTCAtcatttgatgatttgcaCAGTTTAGACGCAATTCTTTACTCAAACTTAGTCAAACTACTTTCGATGACCGCTGAACAATTGGAAGAGCTTGATCTTTCATTCGAAATTAATAGTCCAAATGGAACGGGTTCAGTAGTAGAATTAATCCCCAACGGATCCAAGGTTAAGGTAAGAAAGGACAACGTTTTACTATACATCATCAAAGTTGCCGATTTCAAACTGAATAAAACCCTTTACCGACAAACTCAGAATTTCCACGGCGGTATGAGCATGATTATCGCACCCCATTGGATGGAAATGTTTAACTCAGTCGAATTACAAATGTTAATATCCGGTGGTGGGAAAGATATAGACCTCGTTGACCTTAAAAATAACACCGAATATGGGGGATTCCTAGAGAATGACAAGACCATCAATGATTTCTGGACCattctccaagaatttAAGCCAGAAgagagattgaattttATAAAGTTTGTTACTTCAGTGCCTAGGGCCCCTTTACAGGGATTCCAATCCCTAGAACCCAAATTTGGAATCCGTAACGCAGGCAGAGACCTAGAGAGGCTGCCGACAGCTTCAACCTGTGTGAATTTACTCAAATTGCCTGACTATCAAGATAAGGAATTACTTCGAGACAAACTGCTCTACTCCATCAATTCGGGAGCTCGCTTCGACCTCTCCTAA
- the EAR1 gene encoding Ear1p (similar to Saccharomyces cerevisiae YMR171C; ancestral locus Anc_2.336) produces the protein MISHEIALWVLPILSASPQVSGYVIRRDSQTLQGTTDSGYNVQKGESGFDKYPDGYGEDELDMDIMIFSLISMALLYVFICLIYVIIKFVVRKLMTDNTRISLLDDDENSRPRRITEQLNARWPSALDDENSVRDKLAKLSPEEQFYYKQGEEYIKQNPPLLVPHESPASGHIEDPVMDESTRQYINDEGAFAWEFQPDSNLPNDTVIVENKTEVTFLNYNYEASVMTNLPIPRINRVYYCEFKIFEVNTNAESSHGPHQLEDNEVISLGLSTCPYPYFRLPGKHHHSIAYDSNGSRRFNDSFELDPVLRTLFPRLQKGDVVGIGYRSNSGTVFFTRNGKKLKEDTAGGHIKGWKFKYLYPIVGANIPCKIHVNFGTYGFVYIEANVKKWGYAKSNGMKLPPPSYEEYGQDTLLESGCEDEGSDNETSSSINDGDIVDSHGELLPPPPGFEYSTSPNDQNLAMHEEIDLHSLPAEPPSYSDDETFLKIKSDAPRVGNSFHQGTDEDDAGGYTDDEEDEDEEHNCIEGGSRSRQNINGNTLANQFIQD, from the coding sequence ATGATTAGCCATGAAATAGCATTATGGGTTCTGCCGATTCTTAGTGCAAGCCCGCAGGTTTCAGGGTACGTAATCCGTCGAGATTCGCAGACGTTGCAAGGTACTACAGACTCCGGTTATAATGTACAGAAGGGTGAAAGTGGGTTCGATAAGTATCCCGATGGATATGGAGAGGATGAGTTGGATATGGACATCATGATATTTTCATTGATTAGCATGGCTCTGTTATACGTCTTCATCTGCCTGATTTATGTGATCATTAAGTTTGTTGTGAGGAAATTAATGACAGATAACACTAGAATCTCACTCctagatgatgatgagaacAGCAGACCTCGTAGAATTACAGAACAATTGAATGCCAGGTGGCCCAGTGCTTTAGACGATGAAAACAGTGTCAGAGATAAACTTGCCAAATTATCACCGGAGGAACAGTTCTACTATAAACAAGGTGAAGAATATATAAAGCAAAATCCTCCTTTGCTCGTTCCACATGAATCACCAGCTAGCGGACACATTGAAGATCCAGTGATGGATGAATCTACAAGGCAATATATCAACGATGAAGGAGCATTTGCCTGGGAATTTCAGCCAGATTCTAACTTGCCTAATGATACCGTAATTGTGGAAAATAAAACGGAGGTTACGTTTCTCAATTATAATTATGAAGCATCAGTCATGACAAATTTACCTATACCTCGCATCAACAGGGTGTACTACTGTGAgttcaagatctttgaagttAACACAAACGCCGAAAGCTCGCATGGTCCtcatcaattggaagataatGAAGTGATCTCTTTGGGGCTTTCTACCTGTCCTTATCCTTATTTCAGACTACCCGGgaaacatcatcattcgATCGCATATGACTCTAATGGATCTCGTAGATTTAACGACTCGTTTGAGTTGGACCCTGTCCTTCGGACTTTATTTCCACGTTTACAGAAAGGTGATGTTGTTGGTATTGGCTATCGATCGAATAGCGGTACTGTATTTTTCACAAGAAATGGTAAAAAGCTAAAGGAGGATACCGCTGGTGGCCATATCAAAGGATGGAAATTCAAGTATTTATACCCAATTGTTGGTGCTAATATTCCTTGTAAAATTCACGTTAATTTCGGTACTTACGGATTTGTTTACATTGAGGCCAATGTCAAAAAATGGGGATATGCTAAATCCAATGGTATGAAACTACCTCCGCCATCTTATGAGGAGTATGGTCAAGATACTTTACTAGAAAGTGGTTGCGAAGATGAAGGGTCTGATAACGAGACCTCATCTTCGATCAATGACGGTGACATTGTGGACAGCCATGGTGAGCTTTTACCCCCACCACCTGGCTTCGAGTATAGCACATCGCCAAACGACCAAAATCTTGCAATGCATGAAGAAATCGATCTACACTCTCTACCCGCCGAACCGCCAAGCTATTCCGACGATGAGACATTTTTAAAGATTAAATCGGATGCGCCTAGGGTAGGAAATAGCTTCCATCAAGGCactgatgaagacgatgCTGGCGGATAcactgatgatgaagaagatgaagatgaggaacATAACTGCATCGAGGGAGGGAGTAGAAGCAGGCAAAATATCAATGGAAACACTTTGGCAAATCAATTTATTCAGGACTAA
- the PHO2 gene encoding Pho2p (similar to Saccharomyces cerevisiae PHO2 (YDL106C); ancestral locus Anc_2.337): MSDFHHYDDNFASHFNSEEFGLLSPEQQEQHLHREGNSERTRSVSMNGENDITNGGIIPEGSYDEGHNDSSREVGTSAANGSPNLDNKKGSKPKRTRATGEALDFLKKEFEANPNPTSQRRKKISELTGLPEKNVRIWFQNRRAKLRKSGQAKGGMGELADTATGMMTYDASEECPAYFDKIPLNINNNYYFIDICSITVGSWNRMKSGALRRENLPTIRDLSNLSPISINQIMSNATDMMVLISKKNFEINYFFSAMANNTKILFRIFFAINSVVNCSLTLEASDIMDSGSRKENDDEHESNDDLGNRGGNGDDGSSDNGAGSIGELKVTVSRPPNFAVYFLDSTDQGINNQWSICEDFSEGRQVNDAFIGGSNMPHSLKGSQSSLKFMNSLIVDYNSTNQILPPPPMNSQNQGIVEPQPVTLQPPSQTFFDQYDAANDILSLNRDTSGINVGANRDTTHMNDDKVDSDTHNDNGTHTANLLSLPQDSQIPNIPDFFKNPSELHDEHRWL; this comes from the coding sequence ATGAGTGATTTCCACCATTACGACGATAATTTTGCTTCGCATTTCAATTCAGAGGAGTTTGGCTTGTTATCTCCTGAACAGCAAGAACAACACTTACACAGAGAGGGCAATTCAGAACGTACCAGGTCCGTGTCCATGAATGGCGAGAATGATATAACAAATGGTGGAATTATACCGGAGGGTTCCTACGACGAAGGCCACAACGATAGTAGTAGGGAAGTGGGCACATCGGCCGCCAATGGGAGTCCAAACCTGGATAATAAGAAGGGTTCGAAACCAAAAAGGACGAGAGCCACTGGAGAAGCTTTGGACTTTTTAAAGAAGGAGTTTGAAGCTAATCCCAATCCAACTTCACAACGtagaaagaagatttcgGAGTTGACTGGTCTACCAGAGAAAAATGTAAGGATATGGTTCCAAAATAGAAGAGCTAAACTACGGAAAAGTGGCCAAGCCAAGGGTGGAATGGGCGAATTAGCTGATACTGCCACTGGTATGATGACTTATGATGCATCAGAGGAATGTCCTGCATACTTCGATAAGATTCCTCTgaatatcaacaacaattaCTATTTTATAGATATCTGTTCCATTACAGTGGGTAGTTGGAACAGAATGAAAAGTGGAGCATTAAGGAGAGAGAACCTACCTACGATAAGGGATTTATCCAATTTATCACCGATCTCAATCAACCAAATTATGTCAAATGCGACTGATATGATGGTTttaatttcaaagaaaaacttCGAGATCAATTATTTTTTCAGTGCGATGGCCAATAACACCAAGATCTTGTTTCggattttctttgcaataAATTCAGTGGTAAACTGTTCCCTTACGTTGGAGGCGAGTGATATAATGGATTCTGGATCACGTAAggagaatgatgatgaacacGAATCAAACGATGATCTTGGAAATAGAGGTGGCAATGGGGATGATGGATCCAGTGATAACGGGGCCGGAAGTATTGGAGAGCTGAAAGTGACAGTATCGAGACCGCCTAATTTTGCCGTTTATTTCCTAGATAGTACGGACCAAGGTATCAATAATCAATGGTCTATTTGCGAGGATTTTTCAGAAGGTAGGCAGGTTAATGACGCTTTCATTGGAGGCTCCAACATGCCGCATTCCTTGAAAGGCTCacaaagttctttgaaatttatgAATTCCCTAATCGTGGATTATAACAGCACAAACCAAATTCTACCGCCACCACCAATGAACTCACAAAATCAAGGAATAGTAGAGCCACAGCCAGTTACACTACAACCTCCATCTCAGACATTTTTCGATCAATACGACGCTGCAAATGATATACTCAGCCTAAACAGAGATACGTCTGGTATCAACGTAGGGGCTAATCGCGATACCACACACATGAATGACGACAAGGTTGATTCCGATACACATAATGATAATGGTACTCATACAGCAAACCTGCTGTCGTTACCTCAGGATTCTCAAATACCGAATATACCggattttttcaaaaatccaTCCGAATTGCACGATGAGCACAGATGGCTTTAA